In one window of Drosophila mauritiana strain mau12 chromosome X, ASM438214v1, whole genome shotgun sequence DNA:
- the LOC117147993 gene encoding protein MLP1: MLETKSIAALAFTETPRKRKRETLYKNAAPPPNPQQQPPEKDAQDAAVASTESCFTNAAFSSTPKKLMVARRRLAKENSQPNLFPGLEVKSIADLAQKQQHHQQQQQQKLPTNPFEVLRQPPKKKKREHACFENPGLNLELPEKQFNPYEVVRSATTPAKGFVNPALNLRGSDAPASLNPFEIHRPSEASEAACNPSGVANPALADRDSEEQLPTSLKIGLPFTPTLGCRIDFHGMSLTQLTPSNLLAEKLVFSPVPAPKRSLGAISEESSMDIGKELDRYQLELENSINEAKLRKNSVLVDRELPRNSLEVELPKNTKVSLVMETNTQELMMQEVVTVDPQVERRLVCTRRRTLTEISEAPEVEEDKEKLLEQDPEAEVILEQEKILEQEMLLERERHLTREKQLKQEKLLEREKHLEREKLQEQLHEQLREKLQERAKHLEKEKLEEELLERQLEEEREKEPADGDVAYASESDDEPDDLDFKAPTRFVRAYRPAALPSKAASKESLQSIGSSKSAKSAEVKPSIGMKGMIRKSIRRLMHPTSHTSPEAKSEDKDGHGHGHGQGQHHNILNSIRHSLRRRPQKAAELEEQMEPVLADVSIIDTSERTMKLRSSVAQTEYMTIEQLTNEKKHSLRNSIRRSTRDVLRHVFHKSHDAYATAK; this comes from the exons ATGCTGGAGACGAAGAGCATAGCTGCATTGGCTTTCACGGAGACGCCGCGCAAACGCAAAAGGGAGACGCTCTATAAAAATGCTGCCCCGCCCCCGAATCCGCAGCAACAACCCCCAGAAAAGGACGCACAGGATGCAGCTGTCGCGTCGACGGAATCGTGCTTCACCAACGCCGCCTTCAGTTCCACGCCCAAGAAGCTGATGGTGGCTCGTCGTCGTTTGGCCAAGGAGAATAGCCAACCCAATCTGTTTCCCGGCTTGGAGGTCAAGTCCATAGCCGATCTTGCccagaagcagcagcatcatcagcagcagcaacaacagaagcttCCCACGAATCCTTTTGAGGTCCTGCGCCAGCCgcccaagaagaagaagcgcgAGCACGCCTGCTTCGAGAATCCTGGCCTGAATTTGGAGCTGCCCGAGAAGCAGTTCAATCCATATGAG GTCGTCCGCTCGGCAACCACGCCCGCCAAGGGCTTCGTGAATCCTGCCCTGAATTTGCGCGGCAGTGATGCGCCGGCCTCGCTCAATCCCTTCGAGATCCATCGGCCCAGCGAGGCGTCCGAGGCAGCCTGCAATCCGTCGGGTGTGGCCAATCCGGCTCTGGCCGATAGGGATTCGGAGGAGCAGCTGCCCACCAGCCTGAAGATCGGCTTGCCATTCACGCCCACGCTGGGCTGTCGCATCGATTTTCACGGCATGTCGCTGACGCAGCTGACGCCTAGCAATCTGCTGGCCGAGAAGCTGGTCTTTTCGCCCGTTCCGGCGCCCAAGCGATCGCTGGGCGCCATCAGCGAGGAGTCCTCCATGGACATCGGCAAGGAGCTCGATCGCTATCAACTGGAGTTGGAGAACAGCATCAATGAGGCGAAGCTACGGAAGAATAGCGTGCTGGTGGATAGGGAGCTGCCGAGGAATAGCTTGGAGGTGGAACTGCCCAAGAACACCAAGGTCTCCTTGGTCATGGAGACCAATACGCAGGAGCTGATGATGCAGGAGGTGGTGACGGTGGACCCTCAAGTGGAGAGGCGTCTGGTTTGCACCAGACGACGCACACTAACCGAGATTAGCGAGGCTCCCGAGGTGGAGGAGGACAAGGAGAAGCTGCTCGAGCAGGACCCCGAAGCAGAGGTGATTCTCGAGCAGGAGAAGATTCTAGAGCAGGAGATGCTCTTGGAGCGGGAACGACATTTAACGAGGGAGAAGCAATTGAAGCAGGAGAAACTCCTCGAGAGGGAAAAACATTTGGAGCGGGAGAAGCTGCAGGAGCAGCTGCACGAGCAGCTCAGGGAAAAGCTCCAGGAGAGGGCCAAGCATCTGGAGAAGGAgaagctggaggaggagctcctggaaaggcagctaGAAGAGGAACGGGAAAAGGAGCCAGCCGACGGCGATGTGGCCTATGCCTCCGAATCCGACGATGAGCCCGATGATCTAGACTTCAAGGCACCCACGCGCTTCGTCCGCGCCTACAGACCCGCCGCTCTGCCCTCCAAGGCGGCCAGCAAGGAGTCGCTGCAGTCCATCGGATCCAGCAAGTCCGCCAAATCGGCAGAAGTTAAGCCCAGTATCGGAATGAAGGGCATGATAAGAAAGTCCATCCGAAGACTGATGCATCCCACGTCGCACACTTCACCCGAGGCTAAGTCCGAGGACAAGgatggacatggacatggacatggacaggGCCAGCATCACAACATACTCAATAGCATTCGGCACAGCCTGCGCCGGAGGCCCCAAAAGGCGGCCGAGTTGGAGGAGCAGATGGAGCCCGTTCTCGCCGACGTCTCCATCATCGACACCAGCGAACGGACCATGAAGCTCCGCTCGAGCGTCGCCCAAACCGAGTACATGACCATCGAGCAGCTGACCAACGAGAAGAAGCACTCCCTGCGGAACAGCATCAGGCGGTCCACGCGGGACGTGCTGCGCCATGTGTTCCACAAGAGCCACGATGCCTACGCCACCGCCAAGTGA